In Desulfobotulus mexicanus, a single window of DNA contains:
- a CDS encoding dynamin family protein: protein MNHPHLQHLETLAADLKPWSDSLSKESDSLSKGIENLQSLKDAYLTKLDRFQKEEQRLSIGIMGQVKAGKSSFVNALLFDGLPVLPEAATPKTANLTAITWGESPLLELEYYTEIEWKDLQERAASKDGSPESKMASELMAMVEENGLDPLEKISLGKESIEFTKPEDLVSILNDYAGENGRYTPVIKTIHIFLPLNELKGLEIVDTPGMNDPILSRTEKTREYMARCDVVFFLSRAGQFLDASDTNLLARQLPGKGVKRMVLVAGQFDAAILDDGFNRNSFQECEKNLCTRLNQRAEEEMEKLAKDFENRGRANIAELMRSMKTPVLSSTFAHGFASWPEDMWGKTMKHIHNELTELAEEEWSSSFSKQDWQRISGFDLLHDHYKKAREDKEKILQQQIKGMIPESKEQLILYVEELTDIVNQRLDFLNQNDISAIKEQKKASESRIQTIALVLSEVISLNINQIQRARAQILADIQQSLAEFTKLSTRTGTETYTSYTTVSTSKWYNPFSWGSSTTVPTTRSRSYQYVMASDAVEKVTGYSNESAASINRKFSESFNPQKIKTELRKALLKEMETASADFNPGWFRSVIDHGIRELQIPVFTMDYGNEADAIVQEFQGEIRTDKMDNLNLMLSKALHKTFERIQKNFIAKVEELCSQFEDARESLTPVLTENLHKELAEVEKAFADKTAQVESYKKLLARLEEEKK, encoded by the coding sequence ATGAACCACCCCCACCTTCAGCACCTTGAAACCCTTGCCGCAGACCTTAAGCCGTGGTCTGATTCCTTATCGAAGGAGTCTGATTCCTTATCGAAGGGGATCGAAAACCTGCAATCCCTTAAAGATGCATACCTCACCAAGCTTGATCGTTTTCAAAAAGAAGAGCAACGCTTAAGCATAGGCATCATGGGGCAGGTAAAGGCGGGGAAAAGCAGCTTTGTCAATGCCCTGCTCTTTGATGGTTTGCCCGTTCTGCCGGAAGCAGCCACCCCAAAAACCGCCAACCTCACGGCCATCACCTGGGGCGAAAGCCCCCTGCTGGAGCTGGAATACTATACAGAAATAGAATGGAAGGATCTGCAGGAAAGGGCCGCATCAAAGGACGGCAGCCCGGAAAGTAAAATGGCCTCTGAGCTTATGGCCATGGTGGAAGAAAACGGCCTTGATCCCCTGGAAAAAATCAGCCTTGGCAAAGAAAGCATTGAATTCACCAAGCCCGAAGACCTTGTTTCCATACTCAATGACTATGCCGGAGAAAATGGCCGTTACACCCCTGTCATCAAAACCATACATATTTTTCTGCCCCTGAATGAACTTAAAGGTTTAGAAATTGTGGATACACCGGGTATGAACGACCCGATTTTAAGCCGCACGGAAAAAACCAGAGAATACATGGCCCGCTGCGATGTGGTTTTTTTCCTCAGCCGTGCGGGTCAGTTTCTGGATGCTTCGGATACCAACCTTCTGGCCCGTCAGCTTCCGGGCAAGGGTGTCAAGCGCATGGTTCTGGTGGCAGGCCAGTTTGATGCCGCCATTCTGGACGATGGCTTTAACAGAAACAGTTTTCAGGAATGTGAAAAAAACCTCTGCACCCGTCTGAATCAAAGGGCAGAGGAAGAAATGGAAAAATTGGCCAAAGACTTTGAGAACAGGGGCAGGGCAAATATAGCAGAGCTGATGCGCAGCATGAAAACCCCTGTTTTATCCAGTACCTTTGCCCATGGCTTTGCCTCCTGGCCCGAAGATATGTGGGGAAAAACCATGAAGCACATCCACAATGAACTCACCGAGCTGGCGGAAGAAGAATGGAGCAGCAGCTTCAGCAAACAGGACTGGCAGCGCATCTCAGGTTTTGACCTTCTGCATGACCATTACAAAAAGGCCAGAGAAGATAAGGAAAAAATCCTTCAGCAGCAGATAAAAGGCATGATTCCCGAATCAAAGGAGCAGTTGATCCTGTATGTGGAAGAACTTACAGACATTGTGAATCAGCGGCTGGATTTTTTGAATCAAAACGATATTTCCGCCATAAAGGAACAAAAGAAGGCCTCTGAAAGCCGTATTCAGACCATTGCACTGGTTTTAAGCGAGGTGATAAGCCTTAACATCAACCAGATACAAAGGGCAAGGGCGCAAATTCTTGCGGATATTCAGCAGTCTTTGGCTGAATTTACCAAGCTCAGTACCCGCACCGGAACGGAAACCTACACCTCCTACACAACCGTCAGCACTTCCAAATGGTATAATCCCTTTTCATGGGGAAGCTCAACAACAGTCCCTACAACACGTAGCCGCTCTTACCAGTATGTTATGGCTTCCGATGCCGTAGAAAAGGTGACGGGCTACAGCAATGAAAGTGCCGCATCCATCAACCGTAAATTCAGTGAAAGCTTTAATCCCCAGAAAATTAAAACTGAGCTTCGCAAGGCCCTGTTAAAAGAAATGGAAACAGCCAGTGCGGATTTCAACCCAGGCTGGTTCCGCAGTGTGATAGATCATGGCATTCGCGAGCTTCAAATTCCAGTTTTTACAATGGATTACGGCAATGAGGCCGATGCCATTGTGCAGGAGTTTCAGGGTGAAATCCGTACAGACAAAATGGATAACCTGAACCTTATGCTGAGCAAGGCTTTACATAAAACCTTTGAACGCATCCAGAAAAATTTTATAGCTAAAGTAGAAGAATTATGCAGCCAGTTTGAAGATGCCCGAGAAAGCCTTACCCCAGTTCTTACGGAAAATCTGCACAAAGAACTGGCAGAGGTAGAAAAGGCCTTTGCGGATAAGACTGCACAGGTGGAATCTTACAAAAAACTCCTTGCAAGGCTGGAGGAAGAAAAAAAATGA